Proteins from one Sporocytophaga myxococcoides genomic window:
- a CDS encoding YCF48-related protein produces MNRTLRRLFIITLLLVVFQVKSIHAQWSMTEMSGVITAGENGNITALHFSSLSRGAFATKMGEIYRTQDGGATWAKAYGPNFYLFHDIRFTEKGDTGYAVGAGTGILRTVDGGASWTYKNSGIRLSGEYVKVVEKIFVKNGKTAWVVVDDGYIYKTVDAGESWSRTTMSIPSSMHFGGKDSIFATMNTGSVYLSLDNGDTWTTYGTPAPAWSFGNIFYREGNNMILHRKTSDGAVVMVNSPDKVNWSVTPYQPSSASVTNGVFFNFNEGWTTSSAGIHYTTNGGINWTLSDASIKSSVIYFHDFSHGWVAQGSKIYRYGVFPPVSTGSITEPLSGSTVYTGQTIYFKWKIENTSAVTIEYSDNNGYTWNVIAADLSADNARKQALVEGQYAWTVPSDLYSIIVRIKDKEGKELSKISLNIMESTGVKDQLSNKGYHFDLQNKELRMDKPFTGSVEVYDINGKVYMHHQESSSDKINFRELTSGFYLIRLVNDEGERIWKVAF; encoded by the coding sequence ATGAACAGAACATTACGCAGATTATTTATTATTACACTGCTGTTAGTAGTATTTCAGGTTAAAAGTATTCATGCTCAATGGAGTATGACAGAAATGAGTGGAGTTATCACAGCTGGAGAAAATGGAAATATTACAGCGCTTCATTTTTCATCTCTGAGCCGGGGCGCCTTTGCAACAAAAATGGGCGAAATATACCGAACACAAGATGGCGGAGCCACTTGGGCAAAAGCTTATGGACCGAATTTTTATTTATTCCACGACATCCGGTTTACTGAAAAGGGAGACACAGGTTATGCTGTAGGAGCCGGAACAGGTATTCTGCGAACAGTAGACGGAGGTGCTTCCTGGACTTATAAAAATTCCGGAATCAGATTGTCGGGAGAATATGTGAAAGTAGTGGAAAAGATCTTTGTCAAAAATGGAAAAACGGCCTGGGTCGTTGTGGATGATGGCTATATCTATAAAACTGTTGATGCTGGTGAATCATGGAGCAGAACTACCATGTCCATCCCAAGCAGCATGCATTTTGGAGGAAAAGATTCAATTTTTGCTACTATGAATACAGGCTCCGTTTATTTGTCATTAGACAATGGAGATACCTGGACTACATACGGTACACCTGCTCCGGCATGGTCATTTGGCAATATATTTTACAGAGAAGGGAATAATATGATCCTCCACCGGAAAACAAGCGATGGAGCGGTAGTAATGGTAAATAGTCCTGACAAAGTCAACTGGTCAGTAACACCTTATCAACCCTCCTCAGCTTCTGTAACCAATGGAGTATTTTTCAATTTTAATGAAGGTTGGACAACTAGTTCAGCAGGAATTCATTATACCACAAATGGTGGAATCAATTGGACTTTAAGCGATGCGTCTATTAAGTCTTCCGTAATTTATTTTCATGATTTTTCTCACGGCTGGGTAGCTCAGGGATCCAAAATCTACCGGTATGGTGTATTCCCACCAGTTTCCACAGGAAGTATTACAGAACCCCTTTCAGGATCAACAGTATATACCGGGCAAACAATTTATTTTAAATGGAAAATTGAAAATACCTCTGCTGTCACCATTGAGTATTCTGACAACAATGGTTACACCTGGAATGTCATAGCAGCGGATTTGTCTGCTGATAATGCGAGAAAACAGGCTTTGGTAGAAGGTCAGTATGCCTGGACTGTCCCTTCTGACCTATACAGTATTATAGTAAGGATAAAAGATAAAGAAGGAAAGGAATTGAGTAAAATAAGTCTGAATATAATGGAATCTACAGGTGTAAAAGATCAGCTATCAAATAAAGGTTATCATTTTGACCTTCAGAACAAAGAGCTGCGCATGGATAAGCCTTTTACTGGCAGTGTCGAAGTTTATGATATAAATGGAAAGGTATATATGCACCATCAGGAATCCAGTTCTGATAAGATCAACTTCAGAGAACTTACAAGTGGTTTCTATCTGATAAGATTGGTCAATGATGAAGGGGAAAGGATCTGGAAGGTTGCTTTTTAG
- a CDS encoding helix-turn-helix domain-containing protein translates to MNKRNRSSNGLLAAFFLLFSVIHLQHLALQTGFLDEYPYIDPVSGILLCAAFPVFYFYVLSLTGSFRWKNHRNIKHLIMVVPAILNLLYLMLFKSKEEISAYYYEEENRFTVTNALLLGGMVLLLLLYVLKSLQAIKSYSKRLEENFSSTEQIRLDWLNHLILFLLFLALFLGPLLIVIGLPEWNRIGMGIYTSSIYLSLMLKTLNQPLVHMEEVQRKSGFKLDEEKKTGYQIRLLKCMEELKPYLNPELSLKQLSELTGISVNDLSGLINEKYNYSFFDFVNSFRVKEFKQLISDPQKTHLKLEALGEESGFGSKTAFNRSFKKLTGKTPTEFRNSHHPVN, encoded by the coding sequence GTGAATAAACGGAACCGGAGTTCGAACGGACTTTTGGCTGCATTCTTTTTATTGTTTTCGGTAATACACCTTCAGCACCTGGCACTACAGACTGGTTTTTTGGATGAATATCCATACATCGACCCTGTTTCCGGTATTTTGCTCTGTGCAGCGTTTCCGGTCTTTTATTTTTATGTGCTTAGCTTGACAGGCAGTTTCAGGTGGAAGAACCACCGGAATATAAAGCATCTTATCATGGTAGTTCCTGCAATTCTCAACCTTCTGTATCTTATGTTATTCAAGAGTAAGGAGGAGATCAGTGCATACTACTATGAAGAAGAAAATCGCTTTACTGTCACGAATGCATTGCTTCTCGGAGGAATGGTACTTTTACTCCTTTTATATGTTTTGAAAAGCTTACAGGCAATAAAGAGTTATTCGAAAAGATTGGAGGAAAATTTTTCGTCAACTGAACAAATTCGGCTGGACTGGCTCAATCATCTTATTCTTTTTTTATTATTTCTCGCGCTTTTTCTCGGACCTTTACTTATTGTTATCGGTTTACCGGAATGGAACAGGATTGGTATGGGAATTTATACTAGCAGTATCTATCTGAGTTTGATGCTCAAAACTCTTAATCAGCCTCTGGTACACATGGAAGAAGTGCAGAGGAAATCCGGTTTTAAACTGGATGAAGAAAAGAAAACAGGTTATCAGATCCGGCTTTTGAAATGTATGGAAGAACTTAAACCTTATCTTAACCCTGAATTATCTTTGAAACAGTTATCCGAACTGACTGGGATTTCGGTGAATGACTTGTCAGGTTTAATCAATGAAAAATACAATTACTCATTTTTTGATTTTGTCAATTCATTTCGTGTAAAGGAATTTAAACAGCTTATTTCTGATCCTCAAAAGACTCATTTAAAATTAGAGGCACTTGGTGAAGAAAGTGGTTTTGGGTCAAAGACGGCATTTAACAGATCATTTAAGAAACTGACAGGAAAAACCCCTACGGAGTTCCGAAATTCTCACCATCCTGTCAACTGA
- a CDS encoding helix-turn-helix domain-containing protein, giving the protein MTESFINIFTILNLTILALLLYFKQDETKASKFLAVVVFSPATPFLLNFLIYTGDIKDNPWLQLLSFGHLWAPAVLFYVRAVLRMHFSPSMLWPHFIPQAICTSLWLISISKGRAYTDVLFDNVFHGKFPWEITVLNFLLLIQALGYLTYSAILINKQYPFQLKERIKNIILQPENLFSNNIQNEKNYRGKWLKHFIGLSISINLIAIILYMSFPEKEVSYIYVPVLYNFIYILIVYKSFRYSPIFMPADSSKIFRYSGSSLSKEQSHDCYLKVINLIREEKLYLQFELKLEDIANRLNLSTQYVSQAINQNENKNFFEFINSYRIEEAKKLLRERSDLTIEAIAYDSGFGSKAAFNRTFKKTTGQTPSEFIKTSLQFSSAIILLLFS; this is encoded by the coding sequence GTGACAGAGTCCTTTATAAATATTTTTACCATCCTCAATCTCACTATTTTAGCTTTACTTTTATACTTTAAACAAGATGAAACAAAAGCAAGCAAATTTCTGGCAGTTGTAGTTTTCAGTCCTGCTACACCGTTTTTACTAAATTTTCTTATTTATACAGGTGATATTAAGGATAATCCCTGGCTGCAATTGTTAAGTTTTGGGCACCTGTGGGCACCTGCAGTGTTATTTTATGTGAGAGCAGTTTTGAGAATGCACTTTAGCCCTTCTATGCTATGGCCTCATTTTATTCCTCAGGCCATCTGTACCAGCTTATGGCTTATCAGCATAAGCAAGGGGAGAGCCTATACTGATGTCCTTTTCGACAATGTATTTCATGGAAAATTTCCCTGGGAAATAACAGTATTAAATTTTCTGCTTTTGATTCAGGCACTTGGCTATCTCACTTATTCAGCAATACTGATTAATAAACAGTATCCTTTTCAATTAAAAGAGCGCATAAAAAATATTATCCTGCAACCTGAGAACCTCTTTTCAAATAACATACAGAATGAAAAAAACTATCGGGGAAAATGGTTAAAGCATTTTATAGGATTGTCCATTTCAATCAATTTGATAGCTATTATACTCTATATGTCATTTCCTGAAAAGGAGGTAAGCTATATATACGTTCCGGTTCTTTATAATTTTATATACATACTAATTGTCTATAAGAGCTTCCGGTATTCTCCAATCTTTATGCCAGCTGATTCTTCAAAGATTTTTCGTTATTCCGGATCTTCATTGTCAAAAGAGCAGTCTCATGACTGTTATTTAAAAGTCATCAATCTGATCAGGGAAGAGAAGCTTTATCTGCAATTTGAATTAAAGCTGGAAGACATCGCCAACCGGTTAAACTTATCAACACAATATGTTTCACAGGCAATCAATCAAAATGAAAATAAAAATTTCTTTGAATTCATTAATTCCTATAGAATAGAAGAAGCAAAAAAGCTGCTAAGAGAAAGATCAGATCTTACTATTGAAGCCATTGCCTATGACAGTGGATTTGGATCTAAGGCTGCATTTAACAGAACATTTAAAAAAACTACAGGCCAAACTCCTTCTGAATTTATAAAGACAAGCTTGCAGTTTTCAAGTGCTATAATTTTATTATTATTTTCATAG
- a CDS encoding diphthine--ammonia ligase yields the protein MKFNNNQSFVTSWSGGKDSCFALMEAVKLNGKPKVLMNMMNENGLVSRSHAIPEKILHQQAIELGLPMITVPSTWNDYERNFINTLRQLVEEYEINSAVFGDIDFDSNRAWEEKVCEAAGITPILPLWKQDRKDLVIKMLAEGLHCVIVSCNQQLGEGFLGKKLDDDLINRLEELDADVCGENGEYHTLVVNCPLYRNELNVEFLAKRKHNNYWFLEMKLKP from the coding sequence ATGAAGTTCAACAATAATCAATCCTTTGTAACATCCTGGAGTGGAGGGAAAGATAGTTGCTTTGCCCTTATGGAAGCGGTAAAATTAAACGGGAAGCCAAAGGTTCTTATGAATATGATGAACGAGAATGGTTTGGTATCAAGATCTCATGCTATTCCGGAAAAAATTTTACATCAACAGGCTATTGAACTAGGTTTGCCAATGATCACTGTGCCATCTACCTGGAATGATTATGAAAGAAATTTTATAAATACTCTTAGACAACTCGTTGAAGAGTATGAAATCAATTCTGCGGTATTTGGAGATATTGACTTCGACTCCAACAGAGCCTGGGAAGAAAAGGTCTGTGAGGCAGCAGGCATAACACCTATATTACCATTATGGAAACAGGACAGAAAAGATCTTGTGATAAAAATGCTGGCAGAGGGTCTTCACTGTGTTATTGTTTCATGTAATCAGCAATTGGGAGAAGGCTTTTTGGGTAAAAAACTTGACGATGATTTAATTAATAGGTTAGAAGAGTTGGATGCCGATGTTTGCGGTGAAAATGGAGAATATCATACCCTTGTGGTGAATTGCCCACTATACAGAAATGAACTTAATGTTGAATTTTTGGCTAAAAGAAAACATAATAATTATTGGTTTCTGGAAATGAAGCTAAAACCATGA
- a CDS encoding DUF5522 domain-containing protein produces MSLPDEGDCYCPLCLKAIISEKLGVDAVSENKGKTEPLIEQEDYYYNEHGNWVFTAKYLLKRGYCCKNGCKHCPYGFRK; encoded by the coding sequence ATGTCCTTGCCAGATGAAGGAGACTGTTATTGTCCTCTTTGCCTGAAGGCGATAATTAGTGAAAAACTTGGAGTAGACGCAGTATCTGAAAATAAAGGAAAAACTGAGCCTTTAATAGAGCAGGAAGACTATTATTATAACGAACATGGGAACTGGGTATTTACAGCCAAGTATCTTTTAAAAAGAGGCTATTGTTGTAAAAACGGTTGCAAACATTGTCCGTATGGGTTTAGAAAGTAA
- a CDS encoding LuxR C-terminal-related transcriptional regulator, which yields MPYSKQSPKSYIHHHKEAVKIFNGYISEHRLTGEREKGLIDILQLSQLLKEFHGVVSILDFSTLSYIYMSESVKSITGYSQEEFYEKGIQMTISLLPEEQLKIIHNQIFPIMFDHFDRCTSLEEIKDLRVTFNYNAFRKDGSLGSFLQQLSIIHGDDCKKASIALILVTDISDFKNDGNMTLGISKKNEGGVYHPIFSKNYLSDPEPNILSIRELEILNLMRHGKSSNEISDMLFISEHTVYNHRKKMLKKMDAKNTGELLSKSIAYGLL from the coding sequence ATGCCTTATTCCAAACAAAGCCCTAAGTCTTATATACATCACCACAAGGAAGCAGTAAAGATATTTAACGGTTATATATCAGAGCACCGGCTGACAGGCGAAAGGGAAAAAGGCCTGATTGATATTCTTCAATTATCTCAACTGTTAAAGGAGTTTCATGGGGTGGTAAGTATTTTGGATTTTTCGACGCTGAGCTACATTTACATGAGTGAAAGTGTTAAAAGTATAACAGGGTATTCACAGGAGGAATTTTATGAGAAGGGTATTCAGATGACGATATCCCTTTTGCCGGAGGAACAGCTTAAAATTATTCATAATCAAATATTCCCTATCATGTTCGATCATTTTGATCGTTGCACAAGTCTTGAGGAAATCAAAGACCTGCGCGTTACTTTTAATTATAATGCATTTCGTAAAGACGGATCTCTTGGTAGTTTTCTTCAGCAATTGTCAATTATTCATGGTGATGACTGTAAAAAAGCTAGTATAGCATTAATTCTGGTTACAGATATCAGTGATTTTAAGAATGACGGAAATATGACTCTTGGAATCTCAAAGAAGAATGAAGGTGGAGTTTATCATCCCATTTTTTCAAAAAATTACCTTTCAGATCCTGAGCCAAATATTCTTTCCATAAGAGAACTTGAGATTCTGAACTTAATGAGGCATGGAAAATCGAGCAATGAAATCAGCGACATGCTATTTATAAGTGAGCATACTGTTTATAACCACCGGAAGAAGATGCTGAAGAAGATGGATGCAAAAAATACAGGAGAACTGCTTTCCAAGTCGATAGCTTATGGATTGCTGTAA
- a CDS encoding sensor histidine kinase: MKKTFVFLLHLGFWACYFLLVFIALGLYYRSNHDISRVMNALNTILLFAFIPSVGSFYSYYFLLFARYLQKKKIFQSIFIGILISLVVAILAYILLRFFIESGRIIDMDEGGKNGRSTAPQTILVMTIIGLLSGGVALVMKGFITWYNEIKLKEILREKNHEMEMMLIKKQFDPHLLFNTINNIDSLILRDAVLASDYLNKLSDIIRFVLYETRANEILLLKEIEYLEKYIALQKIRTANETYVFFSVTGTIGDKLIAPMIFIPFIENAFKHTTNKKMENAITIKINIDDESIRLTCENKYDSKTVPQTSGGLGNELIKKRLSLIYPDRHTLEVNNDNELYRVNLIIKNG; this comes from the coding sequence GTGAAAAAAACATTTGTCTTTTTGCTTCATTTAGGCTTCTGGGCTTGCTATTTCCTGCTTGTATTTATCGCTTTAGGTTTATACTACAGAAGCAACCATGATATATCCCGTGTGATGAATGCTTTAAACACCATTTTGCTATTTGCATTTATTCCTTCCGTCGGATCCTTTTATTCTTATTATTTTCTTTTGTTTGCAAGATATCTTCAAAAGAAGAAGATATTTCAATCCATATTCATAGGAATACTTATTTCATTGGTAGTAGCCATCTTGGCATATATTTTACTGCGCTTTTTTATAGAATCGGGCCGCATCATTGATATGGATGAGGGAGGTAAAAATGGCAGATCTACTGCACCTCAGACAATATTGGTGATGACCATTATCGGCTTGTTGAGCGGAGGAGTTGCACTCGTCATGAAAGGATTCATCACCTGGTATAATGAAATAAAGCTCAAGGAAATTTTGAGGGAAAAGAACCACGAAATGGAGATGATGCTGATAAAAAAGCAATTTGATCCTCATCTCTTGTTTAATACCATTAACAATATTGACTCATTAATTTTAAGAGATGCCGTTTTGGCTTCTGATTATCTAAATAAGCTATCGGATATCATTCGATTCGTACTTTACGAAACACGGGCAAATGAGATCCTGCTTTTGAAGGAAATAGAATATCTGGAAAAATATATCGCTCTGCAAAAGATAAGGACTGCCAATGAGACCTATGTTTTTTTTTCGGTAACAGGTACTATTGGTGATAAATTAATAGCCCCCATGATCTTTATTCCATTCATTGAGAATGCCTTTAAGCATACTACCAATAAGAAAATGGAAAATGCCATTACGATTAAGATTAATATTGATGATGAATCTATTCGTCTCACCTGCGAAAATAAATATGATTCAAAAACGGTTCCGCAAACATCAGGTGGATTGGGTAATGAACTTATTAAAAAAAGACTAAGTCTTATATATCCGGATAGGCATACGTTAGAGGTTAATAATGACAACGAGTTGTACCGAGTAAACCTGATTATTAAAAATGGATAA
- a CDS encoding LytR/AlgR family response regulator transcription factor, translated as MDKYTCVIIEDEPLALEKVKSFVEKVPFLQLSATFDNALTGLAYLNNNKTDVLFLDINMDELSGIELLESTKINSQVIITTAYQEYALKGYELKITDYLLKPFTFNRFLQAVNKAQENLTLRSSEPPLEFIFVKTENRLEKIMLNEIVYIEGMRDYRRIHTLNKKIMTLQNFSEFEKLIPSSLICRVHKSYMVALNKIESIERGRIKIADQLIPISDTYKEAFYQHIQTGA; from the coding sequence ATGGATAAGTATACCTGTGTAATAATTGAAGATGAGCCCCTGGCTCTGGAGAAGGTGAAAAGCTTTGTAGAAAAAGTACCTTTTCTGCAGCTGAGTGCCACCTTTGACAATGCGCTGACGGGACTGGCCTATCTGAACAACAACAAGACAGATGTATTATTTCTTGATATTAATATGGACGAGCTTTCCGGGATAGAGCTCCTCGAAAGTACAAAAATCAACAGCCAGGTTATTATTACAACCGCTTACCAGGAATATGCTTTGAAAGGATACGAACTGAAAATAACCGACTATCTTTTAAAGCCATTTACTTTTAATCGCTTTTTACAGGCGGTGAACAAAGCTCAGGAGAACCTGACTCTTCGTAGCTCAGAACCTCCTCTTGAATTCATTTTTGTGAAAACCGAAAATCGTCTGGAGAAGATTATGCTGAATGAAATCGTATATATTGAAGGGATGAGAGACTATCGGAGAATTCATACGCTCAACAAGAAAATTATGACTCTTCAAAACTTCAGTGAATTCGAAAAGCTGATTCCTTCAAGCCTGATTTGTAGGGTGCATAAATCATATATGGTGGCCCTCAATAAAATAGAGTCTATAGAACGTGGTCGGATTAAAATTGCTGACCAACTGATACCCATCTCTGACACCTATAAGGAAGCTTTTTATCAGCACATCCAAACCGGAGCTTAA
- a CDS encoding porin family protein — translation MNKNVTKGIVLGLIFLSGNLFSQTTEVTPEKAPEATKSPQTSFHFILNAVGSNFNYGKSNRAMADYRKSVSGVQVGGSFQAGITPRLSFVSEVYFVIKGGKLKSNNPLTTEEQTTRLYTIESPVLARIHLGKFHVNAGPSIAYNLAGRLKRDESVEKLSFSNSNGGFKRLDAVVQVGVGYTFRIKQKQYVVDVRYSYGLTNISYDKEIYNRYLTLSLYGLKPWKRNPLGRN, via the coding sequence ATGAATAAAAATGTAACAAAGGGAATTGTACTAGGTCTGATTTTCTTATCCGGAAATTTATTTAGTCAGACAACTGAAGTAACACCTGAAAAAGCCCCGGAGGCAACCAAGAGCCCCCAAACTTCTTTCCACTTTATATTAAATGCCGTAGGTTCAAACTTCAACTATGGTAAGTCAAACAGAGCTATGGCAGATTACAGGAAATCTGTTTCAGGTGTACAGGTAGGTGGGTCATTTCAGGCAGGTATCACTCCACGCTTGTCGTTTGTGTCGGAAGTTTACTTTGTAATAAAAGGCGGCAAACTGAAATCCAATAATCCTTTGACCACCGAGGAACAAACCACGAGATTATACACCATTGAATCACCGGTACTGGCGCGAATTCACCTTGGAAAATTCCATGTGAATGCAGGCCCTTCCATTGCCTACAATCTTGCGGGAAGACTAAAAAGAGATGAGTCTGTCGAAAAACTATCTTTTAGCAATTCAAATGGAGGATTTAAACGCCTGGATGCAGTAGTTCAGGTAGGTGTAGGATATACATTTCGTATAAAACAAAAGCAGTATGTCGTGGATGTGAGATATTCTTATGGATTAACAAATATCTCCTACGACAAAGAGATATATAACAGATACCTCACCCTTAGTCTGTATGGTTTAAAACCGTGGAAAAGAAACCCGCTCGGAAGAAATTAA
- a CDS encoding DUF4386 domain-containing protein, whose amino-acid sequence MNANLNAAGVMISQTVPAPVSSHRKSSLTAGILYLLTFVSIPTFALYDQIHAPNYILSSGSGTAVIIGNILELIVGLTCIGSAVALYPVLRKQNEGMALGLVSLRILEAATIFVGVMFLLTVVKLHQTSAGTEALVNSNTLVIMYDRIFLIGQSLMPAINDILLGILLYQSRLVPRSLSLIGIIGGPVLLAGDFLILFDFIEQRAPLIALTAVPVAVFEFSLGVYLIVKGFKPTPGTLNK is encoded by the coding sequence ATGAATGCAAATTTAAATGCCGCAGGAGTCATGATTAGCCAGACAGTGCCAGCCCCGGTAAGTTCGCACCGAAAGTCTTCACTTACTGCAGGTATACTTTACCTGCTCACTTTTGTTTCGATTCCGACGTTTGCTCTTTATGATCAGATTCATGCTCCGAACTATATACTTAGTTCTGGTTCTGGCACTGCTGTGATTATCGGAAACATCCTTGAGCTAATTGTAGGGCTCACATGTATCGGCTCTGCCGTTGCACTTTACCCTGTGCTCAGAAAGCAAAATGAAGGAATGGCACTGGGCCTGGTAAGCTTGCGGATACTGGAAGCGGCGACCATCTTCGTTGGAGTAATGTTCCTTCTGACAGTGGTCAAGTTGCACCAAACGTCAGCAGGAACTGAAGCATTGGTCAACAGCAACACACTGGTTATTATGTATGACCGTATCTTTCTTATCGGGCAGAGTCTCATGCCAGCCATAAACGACATATTGCTTGGCATCTTACTATATCAGTCGAGGTTGGTACCGCGCAGCCTTTCGCTTATCGGAATAATCGGGGGACCTGTACTTTTAGCAGGTGACTTCCTTATATTGTTTGATTTTATCGAACAGCGTGCCCCTTTGATTGCGCTCACTGCTGTTCCTGTTGCAGTATTTGAGTTCTCACTGGGGGTGTATCTCATTGTAAAGGGCTTTAAGCCCACGCCCGGTACTCTAAACAAATAA
- a CDS encoding NAD(P)-dependent alcohol dehydrogenase: MKAVVYEKYGSPDVLELKDINKPIPKRNEVLIRVYTTSVSAGDWRLRKADPFLARLFNGLFKPRRVKVLGFELAGVVEEVGEKVQSLKRGDAVFASCGLRFGGYAEYACLPANELISLMPSNMTFEEAATVPVGGLTALRFLRQNNVKANDKVLIYGASGSVGTFAVQIAKSFNAEVTAVCSTANTRLVSQLGAHHIIDYTQTDFLKAETRFDFVFDAVGKTSKSACRHLLKPGGKFITVKGSPKSRPDDLSTLKEMIEAGNLITVIDRRYTLEQIREAHAYVESFRKKGNVVINIIPGQEQQQL; this comes from the coding sequence ATGAAAGCAGTTGTTTATGAAAAATACGGGTCGCCTGATGTTCTCGAGTTAAAAGACATTAACAAACCTATTCCTAAAAGAAATGAAGTATTAATAAGAGTTTATACTACCTCCGTATCGGCAGGCGATTGGCGCTTACGAAAGGCAGATCCGTTTCTTGCAAGATTATTTAATGGATTGTTCAAACCCAGAAGAGTGAAAGTGCTCGGGTTTGAATTGGCAGGCGTTGTGGAGGAGGTCGGGGAAAAAGTTCAGTCGCTTAAGCGAGGCGATGCTGTTTTTGCATCGTGTGGCTTGAGATTTGGTGGCTATGCAGAGTATGCATGCCTTCCGGCCAATGAATTGATTTCATTAATGCCTTCGAATATGACATTTGAAGAGGCTGCTACGGTTCCAGTTGGCGGACTTACTGCATTGCGTTTCTTGCGACAGAACAATGTCAAGGCCAATGATAAGGTGCTGATATATGGCGCATCCGGAAGTGTGGGAACTTTTGCTGTGCAGATTGCAAAATCATTTAATGCTGAGGTTACTGCAGTGTGCAGTACCGCAAACACCCGTCTGGTTTCACAGCTTGGTGCACATCACATTATTGATTATACCCAAACTGATTTTTTAAAAGCAGAAACTCGTTTCGATTTTGTATTTGATGCAGTAGGAAAAACCTCAAAATCTGCATGTAGACATTTATTAAAACCGGGAGGTAAGTTTATTACTGTCAAGGGTTCTCCGAAATCAAGGCCTGATGATCTCTCGACCTTAAAAGAAATGATTGAAGCCGGAAATCTTATCACGGTAATTGACAGAAGATATACACTCGAGCAAATAAGAGAAGCACATGCTTATGTTGAATCATTCCGTAAAAAAGGAAATGTTGTTATCAATATAATACCGGGTCAGGAGCAGCAGCAGCTCTGA
- a CDS encoding GIY-YIG nuclease family protein, protein MRDYNFFVYITTNPKKTVLYVGVTNDLYTRMNQHYEDCKGKKKTFAGRYFCYNLIYFERHSYINHAIEREKEIKGWTRDKKVKLIDEFNPEWNFLNDEI, encoded by the coding sequence TTGAGAGATTATAATTTCTTTGTTTATATAACTACAAATCCGAAAAAGACGGTTTTATATGTAGGTGTTACAAATGATCTTTATACAAGAATGAATCAGCATTATGAAGATTGTAAGGGAAAAAAGAAAACCTTTGCAGGAAGATATTTTTGCTATAACCTTATTTATTTTGAAAGGCATTCCTATATAAATCATGCTATAGAAAGAGAAAAAGAAATAAAAGGGTGGACAAGAGATAAAAAAGTGAAGTTGATTGATGAATTTAATCCTGAATGGAATTTTCTGAATGATGAAATTTAA